The following DNA comes from Vigna radiata var. radiata cultivar VC1973A chromosome 4, Vradiata_ver6, whole genome shotgun sequence.
TGTAGCTCCTCTATGTATTATAACAGAATAGAATACGCTGCTGTGTGTAACTTCCTTTTTTCCGGATTTTAGGCCCAACATCACCCTCATTCATAACCGAGTGCCACTAGATTTGGCTTTTAGGTTGCTGAAAGTGTTGATAGTTCCTTTGTACCTATAGATTCACTCTTTTGTTGAACATTATAGTCACTAATAGATAAAGTAGGATTGCACCATTTTGAGTTTAGTCATTATTTTCAGATATTGGGGTTGGAAGGAATCCTCTCATTTTAGAGAGTTCCATATTTTTATCCAATTATGCCTTTTTTTGGCACAGTTGTTATGAACATGTATATCCTTTAAACATTCAGGCTCGGTGTTTATCTTTCTCTGACTTACGTATGGAAGTGAAATCACTTTCCATTCTTCTACTGGTGCTCTGGTTTGATAAAAATTAaccattcattttttcttttaattttataggaATGCCAGGTTTTACTGCATATGCAGGATTTTTTGAGGTTTGCAGCCCAACCAAAGGAGAATATGTTTTTGTATCTGCAGCATCTGGTGCGGTAGGTCAGCTTGTAGGCCAACTTGCTAAGTTGCACGGTTGCTATGTCGTTGGAAGTGCTGGATCAAAGGAAAAGGTCAGTTTCACTAATGATTGCCAAAAGTAAAACGGAATGCTTGAATTAGTTGTTCCTTCATGAACACAATAGATGAAGTATTGACTTTTAGACACATCGATGCACACAGACAATTGAACCTagtattttgttcattttcttattGAATTTGTTGTATTAGGTTGACCTTCTAAAGAATAAGCTTGGATTCGATGAAGCTTTTAACTACAAAGAAGAATTAGACCTGAATGCGGCTCTACAGAGGTTGGTAACAGTCTCgggaaaataaaattgaatggcTATTGTCTACGGAAACAAAATGGTTTTTTAGAAGTTTTCTTGAGAAATAAGTTTCCAATTATTTCTACTTCTCACGGGTTAGTTATTCTTCATGTCACTGACATTACAAATTGTAGACATCATTTATCCTGGCTTGCATGACAGGTATTTTCCACAAGGCATTGACATCTACTTTGACAATGTGGGTGGGGACATGCTTGATGCTGCTCTCCTTAACATGAGGATTCATGGTAGAATTGCAGTTTGTGGGATGGTATCTCAGCAAAGCCTTTCCAAGCCCAAAGGAATATACAATTTATTCAATCTCATCTCAAGGCGCATCAGAATGCAGGGTTTTTTGCAAAGTGATTACTTGCATCTATACCCGCGCTTTTTGGAAGATGTCTCAAATTATTACAAGCAGGGAAAGATTGTGTACATTGAAGACATGAATGAAGGCTTGGAAAGTGCTCCATCTGCTTTCGTTGGACTTTTTCATGGCAAGAATGTGGGTAAGCAAGTCATTCGTGTTGCC
Coding sequences within:
- the LOC106758098 gene encoding 2-alkenal reductase (NADP(+)-dependent), whose amino-acid sequence is MSEEVVQNKKVTFKGYIDDVPKETDMELKLSNIELNPPPQGSAALLVKNLYLSCDPYMRGRMRDFHGSYIPPFVPGQALEGFGVSEVIHSDHPNYKPGDLITGFTGWEEYSVIQRTEQLRKIQPDDRIPLSFHVGLLGMPGFTAYAGFFEVCSPTKGEYVFVSAASGAVGQLVGQLAKLHGCYVVGSAGSKEKVDLLKNKLGFDEAFNYKEELDLNAALQRYFPQGIDIYFDNVGGDMLDAALLNMRIHGRIAVCGMVSQQSLSKPKGIYNLFNLISRRIRMQGFLQSDYLHLYPRFLEDVSNYYKQGKIVYIEDMNEGLESAPSAFVGLFHGKNVGKQVIRVAHE